From Bacillota bacterium LX-D:
TACACCAATCCACCCATTGGAGGAGAATTTTATTAAACTTTTCGTCTACATGGGCCATTGTCTCTCCCAATACAAGACTTCTTATTCTCTTAGGATAGTCAATTGCAATCCATTGTCCTATAGGCCCACCCGCCGAATTCGTTTCAATATGTGCCCTATCAATCTTAAGTTCATCCATAGCCCAAACATAATCCTTTGCCAAGTCTCTTACTGTGAATCCCTGTGGAATAGGCTCCCTTCTACTCATGATGATAAGTCTATGATTATTTGCATAGGTCTTAAACATCTTTGCTAGAAGATAGGGAAAAGGAATTTTGCCTACAGTATAAAGACCGTCTTCTGCACCGGGTATAAAAATTATGGGAGTCCCGTCTCCCAATAGATCAACGTATTCAATAACTGCATTATCAATAGTTATTAGTGTTGATGACTTATATTTTGGTGTAAGCAAATACATCACCCATCCGATTCTTTTTTATATTCAACCTCAACACCTAATTTTATAAATGTCAGCGAATAATAGGAAAGGTTAAAAAAACTACTGTCTGTTACGGTAGGGTTTTTACTAGTAAAGGCTAACTTTATTTCCGCATAAAGAAACGGTGGGCCGGCTAATGTCATGCGCCCTCAGGTTTTTCACTTCCGCGCTTATAGCATTCTTTGTCCTCACGGGCTCCGGGATTATCCAATATGACTATTATTGGAGCATTGGGATTGCCTTCACCCCATATAACCCGGGACCTTTGGCAATGTAATTCACACTTTTGACAGTTTGCTACATCTACTGGCGCAGCTTTTTCCAGCCAGATGATAGGTAAAAATGTTGACTCCATCGCAACTGCGCTCCCTAACAATTTAAGTGGCTTTAAAATTTAATTATCTATAGTTTCCCGCTCAAGAAAGAAAAATATGAGGTTAGCCCCAATTGGCGTGGCTATTTAGTTTGGCTTTGGTTAAGGATAATTTTATGCTGCAAGCGGTTTTATTGCTGCCAAGAGAGCAAACTGATTCTTGCTGCAGTCAAAAAATGGTTTAAGGAAATAGGGTCTATCTCTCCAGTAGTTTTTGACTTTTTTCCTCTTTAGGATAAACTAGTAGTTAGTATAAATAAATTGTTGATGGAGGGTAGTTATGCTGGATGCAGGCATTCTTTTTATACTGGCTGGATTAGCTGAAATTGGCGGTGGCTACTTAGTATGGCTTTGGTTAAGGGAAAGTAAACCTATTTGGTTCGGAGTGTTAGGTGCACTAATACTTGTCCTTTATGGAGTTATTCCAACTATGCAGAAGTTCCCCAGCTTTGGTAGAGTTTACGCCGCTTACGGAGGAATTTTTATAATTTTATCGGTGCTGTGGGGATGGTTAATTGACCGAAAGACACCGGATATTTATGATTGGATTGGGGCTATAATTTGTATTATAGGTGTTTCAGTAATGCTCTGGGTACCGCGGCAGTAATTAACTTGTTAATAGACAGCGGTTGCCTGTACTTCCTCTGGGCAATTATTTATTTCTGGTTTTCCTTGGATTAATTCTA
This genomic window contains:
- a CDS encoding YnfA family protein, encoding MLDAGILFILAGLAEIGGGYLVWLWLRESKPIWFGVLGALILVLYGVIPTMQKFPSFGRVYAAYGGIFIILSVLWGWLIDRKTPDIYDWIGAIICIIGVSVMLWVPRQ
- a CDS encoding alpha/beta hydrolase, with amino-acid sequence MLTPKYKSSTLITIDNAVIEYVDLLGDGTPIIFIPGAEDGLYTVGKIPFPYLLAKMFKTYANNHRLIIMSRREPIPQGFTVRDLAKDYVWAMDELKIDRAHIETNSAGGPIGQWIAIDYPKRIRSLVLGETMAHVDEKFNKILLQWVDWCKNWKWYKLYVDSIVKTFTPKYYGKYKWAFPLIHLIPKPKNPERMIRILQGLFDLDNRPYLDKINCLTLVIGGDADVLTRPELQKAMADLIPGAKQVLIPGVGHGENLEAKKEHEMNVLSFYDEVDKSIL